A single Longimicrobiales bacterium DNA region contains:
- a CDS encoding nucleotidyltransferase domain-containing protein: MTEVVAAAIEQLGPGLVGAAIFGSYARGEAGSSSDVDVLFVVSDEVEVTRSLYDPWDVREFTIDGHRVEPHFARMRVEADRISGFWAEIAVDGVVVYDPELALARELIRIRRAILGGLMVRRTAGGHSWWSAA, translated from the coding sequence GTGACTGAAGTCGTGGCTGCGGCAATCGAGCAGCTCGGCCCCGGCCTGGTCGGCGCTGCCATCTTCGGCTCCTATGCCCGTGGCGAGGCGGGATCATCGTCGGACGTGGACGTGCTGTTCGTCGTGAGCGACGAGGTCGAGGTGACGCGGTCGTTGTACGATCCGTGGGACGTGCGGGAATTCACGATCGATGGCCACCGCGTGGAGCCACACTTTGCGAGGATGCGCGTCGAAGCGGATCGCATCTCCGGATTCTGGGCGGAGATCGCCGTGGACGGCGTGGTCGTCTACGATCCGGAGCTGGCTCTCGCGCGTGAGCTGATCCGCATTCGGCGCGCGATCCTTGGTGGCCTGATGGTTCGCCGCACGGCCGGCGGACATTCGTGGTGGTCGGCCGCGTGA
- a CDS encoding HEPN domain-containing protein, which yields MQNRDLARDHVWRSEIRLRALAVLYDAESWADVVRESQEIVELVLKGLLRSCGVAPPRVHDLSEVLLAERDRLPPLLEEHLDRMVAVSRRLRRDRELAFYGAEDLTPSGFYTVEDADRARADAEALVALIAPHV from the coding sequence ATGCAGAACCGCGACCTCGCCCGTGACCACGTATGGCGCTCGGAGATCCGGCTTCGAGCGCTGGCTGTTCTGTACGATGCGGAGAGCTGGGCGGACGTCGTGCGCGAATCGCAGGAGATCGTCGAGCTCGTCCTCAAGGGTCTGCTGCGCAGTTGTGGCGTGGCGCCGCCGCGTGTGCACGACCTGTCCGAAGTACTGCTGGCTGAACGAGACCGACTGCCGCCGCTGCTGGAAGAGCACCTGGACCGGATGGTCGCCGTTTCACGACGCCTGCGCCGCGACCGCGAGCTCGCATTCTACGGTGCCGAGGACCTCACGCCGTCGGGCTTCTACACGGTCGAGGATGCGGATCGTGCGCGAGCGGATGCGGAGGCGCTCGTCGCGCTCATTGCGCCTCACGTCTGA
- a CDS encoding TonB-dependent receptor produces MYQHSHSARPRVFAVALAGLLVGGVMPASAQETGTVAGTVVHASTAQPIVGAQVVVTGSGIGTVTNAEGQFLLLNVRPGEREIRVHMLGYSAASRRVDVTAGATTTVEFQLEESAIALDQVVVTGQARETRRREVAASIASVDASELEDAAITSVAEMLQGRNPGVTVLPGGGKVGQGTKIVLRGPSSLSQGVEPLIYVDGVRMDNSTATGVFTGGEGWTGLDDINPNDIERIEVVRGAAAATLYGTEASAGVIQIFTKRGKQGEQRWNYSGEFGVSNSPKDWWGVSVYSDWFYDAYVNNNATQQQHQLSTSGGQEGYSFYASGSYSTQDGLLPGNSTEYKSFRGNLQLFPRSDLVLNIGTGYSDRFVAMPQDANNIYGYGINALTAGPRGLFMPVEEIPLINVGLKSRRFTGNLSAEYKPAEWFSSRATLGVDVAGMDNIELHPYGANDSNPLGRKSNYRRDATTLTADISGVFTFPLSENVRSTSTIGFQGNEIKVGASEASGQEFPVPGLTTVSSAAITSGWEYRGVTRTAGVVFQQDVGLFDRLFLNAGFRLDGHSAFGDDAGYAFYPKGGVSYVVSDHEFFPDLFDSFRVRGAYGTAGRQPGAFDAVRTWSAISAVDGVPAVTPSNIGNSELGPEISHELELGFDASAWNGRVGMQLTWYRQRTEDALLPVSYPPSDGFVGSQLENVGEIQNTGLELAVNGTVLALDDFVWSAHAQFATFDNEVTDLGDLPELYQHWTQITREGYPVASYFGDRFVMEDGEVVVAADDYIGPPFPTKTFQLGMDFTLWDRVNVRGLMDHAGGHFIESSTVRWLTRTNVPNGDEIVDESLWGTSVASWCHDSGADELTQAICESPWPESGRGNVVRPADYWKLREVTVSYNLPQSMFAGLGLESARVFLSGRNIWRHVKDHMLMEPEANYSTGSDLSQQDYFNTPIPRTLIFGINVGF; encoded by the coding sequence ATGTATCAGCACAGCCACTCGGCACGGCCGCGTGTATTCGCGGTCGCGCTCGCAGGGCTGCTCGTCGGCGGAGTAATGCCAGCGAGCGCACAGGAAACGGGCACCGTTGCCGGCACGGTCGTGCACGCGAGTACTGCCCAGCCGATCGTCGGTGCCCAGGTCGTGGTAACGGGCAGCGGCATTGGCACGGTTACCAATGCGGAGGGCCAGTTCCTCCTGCTCAACGTGCGACCCGGCGAACGCGAGATCCGCGTTCACATGCTGGGTTACTCCGCTGCGAGCCGTCGTGTCGATGTCACCGCTGGCGCGACGACCACCGTGGAATTTCAGCTCGAGGAGTCGGCGATCGCGCTGGACCAGGTCGTCGTCACCGGGCAGGCGCGCGAAACGCGACGCCGTGAGGTGGCCGCCTCGATCGCGTCTGTGGACGCCTCCGAGCTCGAGGACGCCGCGATCACTTCGGTTGCGGAGATGCTGCAGGGCAGAAACCCTGGCGTGACCGTGCTGCCGGGCGGCGGCAAGGTCGGCCAGGGCACCAAGATCGTGCTGCGCGGCCCGTCGAGTCTGTCGCAGGGCGTGGAGCCGCTGATCTACGTGGACGGCGTGCGGATGGACAACTCGACCGCGACAGGTGTCTTCACGGGTGGTGAGGGCTGGACGGGCCTGGACGACATCAACCCCAATGACATCGAGCGGATCGAGGTCGTGCGTGGCGCGGCGGCCGCGACGCTGTACGGCACAGAAGCTTCGGCCGGCGTGATCCAGATCTTCACGAAGCGGGGCAAGCAGGGTGAACAGCGCTGGAATTACAGCGGTGAGTTCGGCGTGTCGAACAGCCCGAAGGACTGGTGGGGTGTCTCGGTCTACAGTGACTGGTTCTATGACGCGTACGTGAACAACAACGCGACGCAGCAGCAGCATCAGCTCTCGACCTCCGGCGGCCAGGAAGGCTACAGCTTCTATGCGTCGGGCTCGTACAGCACCCAGGACGGGCTGCTGCCGGGCAACTCCACGGAGTACAAGTCGTTCCGCGGTAACCTGCAGCTCTTCCCGCGGAGCGACCTGGTCCTGAATATCGGCACCGGCTACTCCGACCGTTTCGTTGCGATGCCGCAGGACGCGAACAACATCTACGGGTACGGCATCAATGCACTGACGGCGGGGCCGCGCGGGCTGTTCATGCCTGTTGAAGAGATTCCGCTGATCAATGTCGGGCTGAAGAGCCGCCGGTTCACCGGTAACCTCAGTGCGGAGTACAAGCCGGCGGAGTGGTTCAGCAGCCGCGCCACGCTGGGCGTCGACGTTGCAGGGATGGACAACATCGAGCTGCACCCGTACGGCGCCAACGACTCGAACCCGCTGGGTCGCAAGAGCAACTACCGTCGTGATGCGACGACGCTGACCGCCGACATTTCGGGCGTGTTCACGTTCCCGCTCAGCGAGAACGTCCGCTCGACGTCGACCATCGGCTTCCAGGGCAACGAGATCAAGGTGGGTGCCTCGGAAGCGTCGGGCCAGGAATTTCCGGTCCCGGGCCTCACGACGGTCAGCTCTGCTGCGATCACCTCGGGTTGGGAGTACCGCGGAGTCACCCGCACCGCCGGTGTCGTGTTCCAGCAGGACGTCGGCCTCTTCGACCGCCTGTTCCTGAACGCCGGCTTCCGGCTGGACGGTCACAGTGCGTTCGGTGACGATGCGGGCTACGCCTTCTATCCGAAGGGCGGCGTGTCGTACGTCGTGTCGGACCACGAGTTCTTCCCGGACCTGTTCGACTCGTTCCGCGTGCGCGGCGCCTACGGCACCGCCGGCCGACAGCCGGGCGCGTTCGACGCGGTACGTACGTGGAGCGCGATCTCCGCAGTCGACGGTGTCCCCGCAGTCACGCCATCCAACATCGGCAACTCGGAGCTCGGTCCGGAGATCAGCCACGAACTCGAGCTCGGCTTCGATGCGAGCGCGTGGAACGGCCGCGTCGGCATGCAGCTGACGTGGTACAGGCAGCGCACGGAGGACGCACTGCTGCCCGTCTCGTATCCGCCGTCCGACGGCTTCGTCGGCTCACAGCTCGAGAACGTGGGTGAGATCCAGAACACGGGTCTGGAGCTGGCCGTGAACGGCACGGTGCTGGCGCTCGACGACTTCGTGTGGAGCGCACACGCGCAGTTCGCGACGTTCGACAACGAGGTCACCGATCTGGGCGATCTGCCGGAGCTGTACCAGCACTGGACGCAGATCACGCGCGAAGGCTATCCGGTCGCGTCGTACTTCGGTGATCGCTTCGTCATGGAAGACGGTGAGGTGGTCGTGGCGGCCGACGACTACATCGGTCCACCATTCCCGACGAAGACGTTCCAGCTCGGCATGGACTTTACGCTCTGGGACCGTGTGAATGTTCGCGGCCTGATGGATCACGCGGGTGGGCATTTCATCGAAAGCAGCACAGTGCGGTGGCTCACGCGAACCAACGTGCCGAACGGCGACGAGATCGTGGATGAGTCGCTGTGGGGCACATCGGTCGCGTCGTGGTGTCACGATTCGGGCGCCGATGAGCTGACGCAGGCGATCTGTGAGTCCCCATGGCCCGAGAGCGGGCGGGGCAATGTCGTCCGACCCGCCGACTACTGGAAGCTGCGCGAGGTGACTGTGTCGTACAACCTGCCGCAGAGCATGTTCGCGGGGCTGGGCCTGGAGAGTGCCCGCGTGTTCCTCTCCGGCCGCAACATCTGGCGCCACGTGAAGGATCATATGCTCATGGAGCCGGAAGCCAACTACTCGACGGGCAGTGATCTCAGCCAGCAGGACTACTTCAACACGCCGATTCCGAGGACACTGATCTTCGGCATCAACGTCGGCTTCTGA